In the genome of Oenanthe melanoleuca isolate GR-GAL-2019-014 chromosome 21, OMel1.0, whole genome shotgun sequence, one region contains:
- the ZBTB48 gene encoding telomere zinc finger-associated protein, with translation MAAAAAHSVRVLRELNRQRAAGQFCDATLGVGGREFRAHWPVLASCSRFFRARGPGGPVALPDGLADTFQLLLDFFYTGRLALTAHNRARLLAAAEQLGVPDAVALCRAFRPRPRRAADRPEPAAAPQPGGQAGSPSAPEEAAVGGGGRGDGDAEPLPENKVLRSKKSPPAPGKAPASRKGTAVPVECPTCHKTFLSKYYLKVHNRKHTGEKPFECSKCGKCYFRKENLLEHEARNCMNRSEQVFTCSACPEVFKRRMELRLHMVSHTGEMPYKCSSCSQQFMQKKDLQSHMIKLHGAPKPHACSTCSKCFLSRTELRLHEAFKHRGEKLFVCEECGHRASSRNGLQMHIKAKHRNERPYVCEFCHHAFTQKANLNMHLRTHTGEKPFQCHLCGKTFRTQASLDKHNRTHTGERPFSCEFCEQRFTEKGPLLRHVASRHQEGRPHFCHICGKTFKAVEQLRVHVRRHKGVRKFECIECGYKFTRQAHLRRHMEIHDRVENYNPRQRKLRNLIIEDEKDVMVVLQPPPELEVGSAEVIVESLARGPLPEEVPAQKLCSNENFSPADVIEQSLIITTTIPEDCET, from the exons atggcggcggcggcggcgcacAGCGTGCGGGTGCTGCGGGAGCTGAACCGGCAGCGCGCAGCCGGGCAGTTCTGCGACGCGACGCTCGGCGTGGGCGGCCGCGAGTTCCGCGCGCACTGGCCGGTGCTCGCCAGCTGCTCCCGCTTCTTCCGCGCGCGCGGCCCCGGCGGGCCCGTGGCGCTGCCCGACGGCCTCGCCGAcaccttccagctgctgctcgACTTCTTCTACACGGGCCGCCTGGCGCTCACGGCGCACAACCGCGCCCGCCTGCTGGCGGCCGCCGAGCAGCTCGGCGTGCCCGATGCCGTGGCGCTGTGCCGCGCTTtccgcccgcggccccgccgcgccgccgaCCGCCCGGAGCCCGCGgcggccccgcagcccggcGGGCAGGCG GGCTCCCCCTCAGCCCCGGAGGAGGCGGCGGTGGgtggcggcgggcggggggacGGCGACGCCGAGCCCCTTCCCGAGAACAAGGTGCTGCGGAGCAAAAAGAGCCCCCCCGCTCCGGGAAAGGCACCGGCGAGCAGAAAAGGTACAGCGGTGCCGGTCGAGTGCCCCACATGTCATAAAACCTTCCTCAGCAAATATTACCTTAAAGTGCACAACAG GAAACACACTGGAGAGAAGCCATTTGAGTGTTCCAAGTGTGGCAAATGTTACTTTAGAAAAGAGAATCTCCTGGAACACGAAGCCAGGAACTGCATGAACCGATCGGAACAG GTATTCACATGCTCGGCCTGCCCAGAGGTGTTTAAGCGGCGGATGGAGCTGCGACTGCACATGGTGTCACACACTGGGGAGATGCCATACAAG tgctcctcctgctcacagcagttCATGCAGAAGAAGGACCTGCAGAGCCACATGATAAAGCTGCACGGCGCACCCAAGCCCCATGCG TGCTCAACCTGCTCCAAGTGCTTTCTGTCCCGGACAGAGCTGCGCCTGCACGAGGCCTTCAAGCACCGCGGAGAGAAGCTGTTTGTGTGTGAGGAGTGCGGGCACAGGGCCTCGAGCCGCAATGGCCTCCAGATGCACATCAAAGCTAAGCACAG GAATGAGCGGCCCTATGTGTGTGAGTTCTGTCACCATGCCTTCACGCAGAAAGCCAACCTCAACATGCACCTGCGCACACACACTGGCGAGAAGCCCTTCCAGTGCCATCTCTGCGGCAAGACCTTCCGGACACAAG CGAGTCTGGACAAGCACAACCGGACGCACACCGGGGAGCGGCCGTTCAGCTGCGAGTTCTGTGAGCAGCGTTTCACGGAGAAGGGGCCGCTGCTGAGGCATGTCGCGAGCCGGCACCAGGAGGGGCGGCCCCACTTCTGCCACATCTGCGGGAAGACATTCAAAG CGGTAGAACAGCTGCGTGTTCATGTTCGCCGGCACAAGGGAGTGAGGAAGTTTGAGTGCATCGAGTGTGGCTACAAATTCACACGGCAG GCTCATTTAAGGCGCCACATGGAGATCCACGACCGAGTGGAGAACTATAACCCTCGACAGCGGAAGCTGCGGAACCTCATCATCGAGGATGAGAAGGATGTGATGGTGGTGCTGCAGCCACCGCCAGAGCTGGAGGTGGGCTCAGCCGAGGTGATCGTGGAGTCACTGGCCCGTGGGCCACTGCCCGAGGAGGTCCCTGCACAGAAACTCTGTTCAAATGAGAACTTCTCCCCTGCAGACGTGATTGAGCAATCACTTATTATAACCACAACGATTCCTGAAGACTGTGAGACGTAG
- the TAS1R1 gene encoding taste receptor type 1 member 1, whose translation MPPPALLRLCLCAAAATAFSFTLGGDHRLAGLFPLHTAPRRDAASLLVRGCDDAAFKSHGYCLSQAMRFAVEEINNSSTLLPNVTLGYEIYDTCSEPTNFHATLCALARKGRQDVQVLPSFQHYEPQAVAVIGPDSSRLALTTAAVLSLFLVPEISYEASTESLSLKRLYPSFLRTIPSDRQQVKAIFLLLQHFGWTWVVLLGSDNTYGRASLDALQELLTANDVCVAYRGTIPVNSDASNPELHNLVRILTDVKVNVTVVFSTRGSVLPFFEVVVQRNITGMVWVASEDWSLAQSIWQVPGIQNIGLVFGMAVEKPESTMLERFEAWKMSEKGAETECASSAEAGRESGGNTQLDCIQCCTGCRALATVPDMYDAQGSFSVYSAVYAVAYGLHDLLGCASGACSKGTVYPWQLLQKIKQVNFTLYKSQISFDANGDIHKGYDIIMWKWRGPNWASDVIGTFRVNPDRLSIDPDKILWHTEDGQAPSSVCSEPCEPGEMRLQQSRHKCCFSCVACPSGTFLNKSDPFDCQACGLDEWAPAGSEVCFNRTVEFLSWSEPLSWALLALAVLLMLLIVALAVLFALNASTPVVKSAGGKTCFLMLGSLACTCSSLFCYFGEPSRVACLLRVPLFGISFTVFLSCVATRSFQILCIFKLNARCPALYEAWMRRQGPVLFVAASTAAQAVLCVVTEAASPSVPRREYSARDEWVVLECGHNAAADAVIVYTVLLSAGCFVLSYAGTDLPAAYNEAKSLTVSLLLHLGCSAAVLCSQGALRGRAEAAARVLSTLGTLAALLGGYFVPRAFIILLRPHQNTAEHFQMAIQEYTRRRAAA comes from the exons ATGCCGCCGCCCGCGCTGCTCCGCCTGTGCCTCTGCGCGGCTGCTGCCACCGCCTTCTCGTTCACCCTCGGCGGCGATCACCGCCTGGCTGGGCTGTTCCCGCTGCACACCGCGCCGCGCCGGGATGCTGCCAGCCTGCTCGTGCGCGGCTGTGATGA CGCTGCCTTCAAGAGCCACGGCTACTGCCTGTCCCAGGCCATGCGCTTTGCCGTGGAGGAGATCAACAACTCCAGCACGCTGCTCCCCAATGTCACCCTGGGCTACGAAATCTACGACACCTGTTCTGAGCCTACCAACTTCCACGCCACGCTGTGTGCCCTTGCTCGTAAAGGGAGGCAGGATGTCCAGGTGCTCCCCAGTTTCCAACACTATGAaccccaggctgtggctgtcATTGGCCCTGACAGCAGTCGGCTGGCCCTCACCACAGCCGCTGTTCTCAGCCTCTTTCTTGTTCCAGAG ATCAGCTACGAAGCCTCCACGGAGTCGCTGAGCCTGAAGCGGCTGTACCCCTCTTTCCTGCGCACCATCCCCAGCGACAGGCAGCAGGTGAAGGCCAtcttcttgctgctgcagcactttggCTGGACCTGGGTGGTGTTGCTGGGCAGCGACAACACCTACGGCAGGGCCAGCCTAGatgccctgcaggagctgctgactgCAAACGATGTGTGTGTGGCCTACCGAGGCACCATCCCCGTCAACTCAGACGCCAGCAACCCAGAGCTTCACAACCTGGTCCGAATCCTCACAGATGTCAAGGTCAATGTCACTGTTGTGTTCTCCACCAGAGGAAGCGTTCTGCCGTTCTTCGAGGTGGTGGTCCAGAGGAACATCACGGGTATGGTGTGGGTGGCCTCTGAAGACTGGTCTTTGGCTCAAAGTATCTGGCAGGTGCCTGGCATCCAGAACATTGGTTTGGTGTTTGGGATGGCAGTTGAGAAGCCAGAGTCCACGATGCTGGAACGCTTTGAAGCTTGGAAGATGTCGGAGAAAGGTGCTGAGACTGagtgtgccagcagtgcagaggcaggcagggaatCTGGGGGGAACACGCAGCTGGACTGCATCCAGTGCTGCACTGGCTGCCGTGCACTTGCCACTGTCCCTGACATGTACGATGCTCAAGGCTCCTTCAGCGTATACTCGGCTGTATATGCCGTGGCCTATGGTCTCCACGACCTACTGGGCTGTGCCTCGGGGGCCTGCAGCAAAGGCACTGTCTATCCCTGGCAG CTCCTACAAAAGATTAAGCAAGTAAACTTCACCTTGTACAAGAGCCAAATCTCTTTTGATGCCAATGGTGACATTCATAAAGGCTATGACATTATTATGTGGAAGTGGAGGGGCCCAAACTGGGCTTCTGATGTGATAGGAACCTTCCGTGTGAACCCTGACAGACTGAGCATTGACCCAGACAAAATCCTGTGGCACACAGAAGATGGCCAG GCTCCCAGCTCGGTGTGCTCTGAGCCCTGTGAGCCAGGGGAGATGCGGCTGCAGCAGAGCCGCCACAAATGCTGCTTCAGCTGTGTGGCCTGTCCCTCGGGAACCTTCCTGAACAAATCGG ACCCCTTTGACTGCCAGGCCTGTGGCTTGGACGAATGGGCCCCAGCAGGGAGCGAGGTCTGCTTCAACCGCACCGTGGAGTTCCTGTCCTGGTCTGAGCCCCTCTCCTGGGcgctgctggccctggctgttCTTCTCATGCTGCTCATAGTGGCGCTGGCTGTCCTGTTCGCCCTCAACGCCTCCACACCTGTGGTCAAGTCTGCGGGCGGGAAGACGTGTTTCCTCATGCTGGGCTCCTTGgcctgcacctgcagcagcctcttCTGCTACTTTGGCGAGCCCTCGCGGGTGGCGTGCCTCCTGCGGGTGCCGCTCTTTGGCATCAGCTTCACCGTGTTCCTCTCGTGCGTGGCGACCCGCTCCTTCCAGATCCTCTGTATCTTCAAGCTGAACGCGCGCTGCCCCGCGCTCTACGAGGCGTGGATGCGGCGCCAGGGGCCGGTGCTGTTCGTGGCCGCCAGCACGGCGGCACAAGCGGTGCTGTGCGTGGTCACCGAGGCCGCCAGCCCCTCGGTGCCGCGCCGGGAGTACAGCGCGCGGGACGAGTGGGTGGTGCTGGAGTGCGGCCACAACGCCGCGGCCGACGCTGTCATCGTCTACACCGTGCTGCTCAGCGCCGGCTGCTTCGTGCTCAGCTACGCGGGCACCGACCTGCCCGCCGCCTACAACGAGGCCAAGAGCCTGACCGTGAGcctgctgctgcacctgggCTGCTCGGCCGCCGTGCTCTGCTCGCAGGGCGCGCTGCGCGGCCGGGccgaggcggcggcgcgggTACTCAGCACGCTGGGTACGCTCGCAGCGCTGCTGGGCGGGTACTTCGTGCCGCGGGCCTTCATCATCCTGCTGCGGCCGCACCAAAACACGGCCGAACACTTCCAGATGGCCATCCAGGAGTACACGCGCCGCCGGGCCGCCGCCTGA
- the NOL9 gene encoding polynucleotide 5'-hydroxyl-kinase NOL9, whose amino-acid sequence MPARRFRPRRAPVRAPARAVARGRRAEAAWREFAASFTRIGMVPPAEPGLVAVEAAEGTAVLLLAPRQTLTFTGKCRLQCLYGAVRLLGFAVASHHPGLPVFSPATHCALSLEALPGARPPAAALRQLRAAARAAMRSHRVRRQVRVKVMSRFSPDCAVVLLEHLDTPVTRFLLSHPPLSRVFEPQKKEESYFTPEDAVLASVGIVKCGPDRGMLVSESMCLALEELIQACCAEDEGVPVVLVCGPKSTGKSTFNRYLINLLLNRLPVVEYMECDIGQTEFTPPGCVSLSSVTEPILGPPFTHQQMPRKMVYYGQTSCEQDTERYLDVVKYVFSCYKKEVPLVINTMGWVKGEGLMLLIDLIRLLSPSHIVQMDIYDWKAMTPLTPEHVHFSAGLHTKGKQQSKCKQLGADSMEGWQYPEGEDMSAPQHKLLYIHPEFPQAGVAGEVRVHSSILRDMSILGYLGHLQSPDIGTVLPLHSLVPYQVPFNAVALRVIHTDVAPSNIMYAVNASWVGLCCIPEEVRSQTDGPVLLTQTPLCDCLGFGIVRGVDMEKKLYHILTPVPPENLRLVNCLLLGNIAIPNCVLVGQQGIEGEIPYVTSDYNYSIVGSGKLKKKKQFLKRREFPYERDYT is encoded by the exons ATGCCCGCGCGGCGCTTCCGCCCCCGCCGGGCTCCGGTCCGTGCTCCGGCCCGCGCTGTGGCCCGCGGGAGGCGGGCGGAGGCGGCCTGGCGGGAGTTCGCCGCCTCCTTCACTCGCATCGGGATGGTGCCGCCGGCTGAGCCGGGGCTGGTGGCTGTGGAGGCGGCGGAGGGCACggccgtgctgctgctggccccgcGGCAG ACGCTGACCTTCACCGGCAAGTGCCGCCTGCAATGCCTCTACGGTGCCGTCCGCCTGCTGGGCTTCGCTGTGGCCTCGCACCACCCGGGACTGCCGGTCTTCTCGCCGGCCACGCACTGCGCGCTCAGCCTGGAGGCGCTGCCCGGTGCCcggccgcccgccgccgccctccGCCAGCTgcgcgccgccgcccgcgccgccaTGCGCTCGCACCGCGTCCGTCGCC AGGTACGGGTGAAGGTGATGTCGCGGTTCTCACCCGACTGCGccgtggtgctgctggagcacctggaCACGCCGGTGACGCGATTCCTGCTGAGCCACCCACCGCTGTCGCGGGTTTTCGAGCCCCAG AAAAAGGAGGAGTCTTACTTCACGCCGGAGGATGCCGTCCTGGCGTCCGTGGGCATCGTGAAGTGCGGCCCCGACCGCGGGATGCTGGTTTCGGAGAGCATGTGCCTGGCGCTGGAGGAGCTGATCCAGGCCTGCTGTG CGGAAGAtgaaggtgtccctgtggtGCTGGTGTGTGGCCCAAAAAGCACTGGGAAATCAACATTTAACAGATACCTAATTAACCTGTTACTGAACCG ccttcctgTGGTCGAGTACATGGAGTGTGACATCGGCCAGACGGAATTCACGCCGCCCGGGTGCGTGTCCCTGAGCAGCGTCACGGAGCCCATTCTGG GTCCCCCCTTCACTCACCAGCAGATGCCCCGTAAGATGGTCTATTACGGTCAGAccagctgtgagcaggacacagagaggTACCTTGATGTTGTGAAATACGTGTTCAGCTGCTACAAGAAAGAAGTGCCTCTAGTCATCAACACCATGGGCTGGGTGAAAG GTGAAGGGCTGATGCTTCTCATTGATCTCATCCGGCTGTTGTCACCCAGCCACATTGTTCAGATGGACATCTATGATTGGAAGGCCATGACCCCGCTGACACCTGAGCATGTCCACTTCAGCGCTGGGCTGCACACCAAGGGCAAGCAGCAATCCAAGTGCAAGCAGCTGGGAGCGGACAGCATGGAGGGCTGGCAGTACCCTGAAGGAGAGGACATGTCAGCTCCACAGCACAAGCTGCTGTATATCCACCCAGAATTCCCTCAGGCAGGGGTGGCAGGTGAAGT GCGAgtgcacagcagcatcctgcgTGACATGTCCATCCTGGGATACTTGGggcacctgcagagcccagacaTTGGGACTGTGCTCCCACTGCACAGCCTGGTGCCATATCAG GTACCTTTCAATGCTGTCGCACTCAGGGTTATTCACACGGATGTTGCTCCCAGCAACATCATGTACGCGGTGAATGCCAGCTGGGTCGGGCTCtgctgcattccagaggaagtCCGGAGCCAGACTGACGGGCCAGTCCTGCTGACACAGACACCACTCTGCGACTGCCTGGGCTTCG GAATTGTCCGAGGGGTTGATATGGAGAAGAAACTTTACCACATCCTGACACCAGTGCCTCCAGAGAATCTGAGACTAGTGAATTGTCTGCTCCTTGGGAACATTGCCATCCCTAACTGTGTGCTTGTGGGCCAG caAGGAATTGAGGGAGAGATCCCTTACGTCACATCTGATTACAACTACAGTATCGTGGGCTCAGGGAAactgaagaagaagaagcagttTTTGAAGAGGAGGGAGTTTCCCTATGAGCGTGATTACACTTGA